A window from Kribbella jejuensis encodes these proteins:
- a CDS encoding LuxR C-terminal-related transcriptional regulator, which produces MTRERLHDALDLGVQSPLTMVVAPAGTGKTVLLSDWVTRRRRSGQSVLWVPGQSPGDLHEHLDRATGGQAEPDPVVIDDAHLLPPAAVGELCRVLQESPQSVRLLLAARYDLPIPVSELEIRGLALTLRSRDLRFTDDEATRLVRAHAERATPDDIALVQEKAAGWAAALVLAARTLQASGDVVWPLANQRPVLDLLLGETLNTLDERVRTMLLRTFGAVSLTGQLAAVLSGDADAGAMLDDLAGSGLLVTAYTDDSANSLSYRYHPLLVELLRRRFATSPEGHQLIVTAQHRAALYYQSRGDTAAALRSALEADDAELVERLLLDHGPALLAAGESALVEAAFDGLPAGYVEEHPHLFGVRGLLRRVAGDVAGAVLDAAAAAESVTEAAASRPDNQVPAADAALLRLWESRYGWHDVHAAIGRARSVLAQAPAGDGSPRAVLGPERLAWLLIELGAAEIWADQQDEALGHLDEALVTARMAGHDQLIAGVLAHRAVVQHVRGQVQNSAQSAQAALDVAGEDGLPEEYAVRAQVVLGFAALSELDLEAAWRYHEGSAEAEAAGSDTVVAGLRAVLRTVLLVEQGRLSEALTELTSDPVAAGPLPSYLSRDLTLLRSWVAVLLGDQQSLDHQVSVLERSGQAAEAELVRAMTAVMHGDAGAALKLIEAGLDQPDAYPPLASAAASFRTILLGRTGDDSAADAALVDTLNRVTPQRMLAVLTTAGGEPAFLDQLRRHVAGPNPHPFAGVVLEKLSGYRSGWIEAGGMTPLSRTRSDPHRPPARRMDAVVNRARIRLTAREAEVLEQLALGNSYAEIAQALFITENTVKTHLISLYRKLGVEKRSAALRTARNVGLL; this is translated from the coding sequence GTGACCCGCGAGCGGTTGCACGACGCTCTGGACCTCGGCGTACAGTCCCCGCTGACCATGGTCGTGGCACCGGCCGGAACCGGGAAGACGGTCCTGCTCTCGGACTGGGTGACCCGCCGACGCCGGTCCGGCCAATCGGTTCTTTGGGTACCAGGGCAGTCGCCCGGCGACCTGCACGAGCACCTCGACCGTGCCACCGGCGGCCAGGCCGAGCCGGATCCGGTCGTGATCGACGATGCCCACCTGCTGCCGCCGGCAGCCGTGGGTGAGCTGTGTCGCGTTCTCCAGGAGTCGCCGCAGTCCGTACGGCTGCTGCTGGCCGCCCGGTACGACCTTCCGATTCCCGTGTCCGAGCTGGAGATCAGAGGGCTGGCCCTGACCCTGCGGTCGCGGGACCTCCGCTTCACCGACGACGAGGCCACGCGTCTCGTCCGGGCGCACGCCGAGCGCGCGACCCCCGACGACATCGCGCTCGTCCAGGAGAAGGCCGCCGGCTGGGCGGCCGCTCTGGTGCTCGCCGCCCGGACCCTGCAGGCGTCCGGCGATGTCGTCTGGCCGCTGGCCAATCAGCGTCCAGTACTGGACCTGCTGCTCGGCGAGACGCTGAACACTCTCGACGAGCGGGTCCGGACAATGCTGCTCCGGACCTTCGGCGCGGTCTCGCTGACCGGGCAGCTGGCCGCCGTACTGAGCGGTGACGCCGACGCCGGTGCGATGCTCGACGATCTCGCCGGCAGCGGCCTGCTGGTCACGGCGTACACCGACGACTCGGCGAACAGCCTGTCGTACCGCTACCACCCCTTGCTCGTCGAGCTGCTCCGCAGACGATTCGCCACCAGCCCCGAAGGCCACCAGCTGATCGTCACCGCGCAGCACCGCGCGGCCCTGTACTACCAGAGCCGCGGAGACACCGCGGCCGCGTTGCGCAGCGCGCTCGAGGCCGACGACGCAGAGCTTGTCGAGCGGCTGCTGCTCGACCACGGCCCTGCCCTCCTCGCAGCGGGCGAATCCGCACTGGTCGAAGCCGCCTTTGACGGGCTGCCGGCCGGATACGTCGAGGAGCACCCGCACCTGTTCGGTGTCCGCGGACTGCTGCGGCGGGTCGCGGGCGACGTGGCTGGTGCCGTCCTGGACGCGGCCGCGGCCGCCGAGAGCGTCACCGAGGCCGCAGCCTCGAGACCGGACAACCAGGTGCCCGCCGCGGACGCCGCACTGCTGAGGCTGTGGGAATCGCGCTACGGCTGGCATGACGTCCATGCGGCGATCGGGCGGGCGCGATCCGTACTGGCACAAGCGCCGGCGGGTGACGGGAGTCCGCGAGCTGTTCTCGGACCGGAGCGACTGGCCTGGCTGTTGATCGAACTGGGTGCCGCGGAGATCTGGGCGGACCAGCAGGACGAGGCACTGGGCCATCTGGACGAAGCGCTCGTCACCGCACGGATGGCGGGCCACGATCAACTGATCGCGGGGGTGCTGGCCCATCGGGCCGTCGTACAGCACGTCCGCGGTCAGGTTCAGAACTCAGCCCAGTCCGCACAGGCCGCGCTGGACGTGGCGGGCGAGGACGGCCTTCCTGAGGAGTACGCCGTACGAGCCCAGGTCGTACTGGGATTCGCCGCGCTCAGCGAGCTCGACCTGGAGGCCGCCTGGCGGTACCACGAGGGGTCCGCCGAAGCCGAGGCCGCCGGATCCGACACCGTGGTCGCCGGGCTGCGTGCAGTACTGCGTACCGTGCTGCTGGTCGAGCAAGGCCGACTCAGCGAGGCGCTCACCGAGCTCACCAGCGACCCGGTGGCAGCGGGACCACTGCCGTCGTACCTGTCGCGCGATCTCACGCTGCTGCGGTCCTGGGTGGCCGTCCTGCTCGGCGACCAACAGTCGCTCGATCACCAGGTATCGGTCCTCGAGCGCAGCGGCCAGGCGGCCGAGGCCGAGCTCGTCCGGGCGATGACCGCGGTGATGCACGGCGACGCCGGAGCCGCGCTGAAGCTGATCGAGGCCGGCCTGGACCAGCCGGACGCGTATCCGCCGCTGGCTTCGGCCGCGGCGTCGTTCCGGACCATCCTGCTGGGCCGGACCGGCGACGACTCGGCTGCTGACGCCGCACTGGTCGACACGCTGAACCGGGTCACGCCGCAGCGGATGCTGGCCGTACTCACGACGGCCGGCGGCGAACCCGCGTTCCTCGACCAGTTGCGCAGACACGTTGCCGGCCCGAATCCACATCCGTTCGCGGGTGTGGTGCTGGAGAAGTTGTCCGGCTACCGGTCCGGCTGGATCGAGGCCGGCGGGATGACGCCGCTGTCGCGGACCCGGTCGGACCCGCATCGCCCGCCGGCCCGGCGGATGGACGCGGTGGTGAACCGGGCCCGGATCCGGCTGACCGCCCGTGAGGCGGAGGTGCTCGAGCAGCTGGCGCTGGGCAACTCGTACGCCGAGATCGCGCAGGCACTGTTCATCACCGAGAACACGGTGAAGACGCACCTGATCTCTCTGTATCGCAAGCTCGGCGTGGAGAAACGGTCCGCCGCTTTGCGCACCGCGCGCAACGTCGGCCTGCTGTAG
- a CDS encoding AbgT family transporter, giving the protein MNAKAVPEKPGTVKKGGMQRVLDGIERVGNKVPHPALIFLALIVIVIVLSQILSWAGTSVTTEVAEPATVQVAPDYEGGTSVAGSDAPPTPAIPDYTIKHETITAESLLTGKGIRFIFTTAVQNFNDFGVVAVILVAMIGVGVAEEAGLIAALIRKMVKVAPKGAITFIIVLLGGISSVASDAGYLVLIPLGAAAFASLGRHPLAGIAAAYAGVSAAFFVNILITPADGIITEVTNETIGLVAPDVHLNVTHNFYFSIAATLFCALVMTVITERLIEPRLGRYDPAEAPDDAPADHQPDAEELALESRGLRWSVYYLLIAVAIVSALTLIPKAPLRNPDTGEIFGSSPFMSSLLFIISMLFLAAGLGYGRGSKSLTGSTNVINAIVKTFNGLGGLIFLMLLIAQFIAYFNYTNMSTLAATGLADLLERADIGALPLLIGFILLVFVIDLIMPGVIPKWAILAPIFVPLFYRLGIAPQTVVAAYRVGDGPANVITPLMVYLPFIVLVCQRYRKKAGMGTVVSMMLPYTGIVLVAWTLFYVAWYLIGIPWGPSAPVHLH; this is encoded by the coding sequence ATGAACGCCAAGGCGGTGCCCGAGAAGCCCGGGACGGTGAAGAAGGGCGGGATGCAGCGCGTCCTGGACGGGATCGAGCGGGTCGGCAACAAGGTCCCGCATCCGGCGCTGATCTTCCTGGCGCTGATCGTGATCGTCATCGTGCTGTCCCAGATCCTGTCCTGGGCGGGGACGAGCGTGACCACCGAGGTCGCCGAACCGGCCACTGTGCAGGTCGCACCCGATTACGAGGGCGGCACGAGTGTCGCCGGCAGCGACGCACCACCTACGCCGGCGATCCCGGACTACACGATCAAGCACGAGACGATCACCGCCGAGAGCCTGCTCACCGGCAAGGGCATCCGGTTCATCTTCACCACGGCCGTGCAGAACTTCAACGACTTCGGCGTGGTCGCGGTGATCCTGGTCGCGATGATCGGCGTCGGGGTGGCCGAGGAGGCCGGGCTGATCGCGGCCCTGATCCGGAAGATGGTGAAGGTCGCGCCCAAGGGGGCGATCACGTTCATCATCGTGCTGCTCGGCGGCATCTCGAGTGTGGCCTCGGACGCGGGCTACCTGGTCCTGATCCCACTCGGCGCGGCCGCGTTCGCCTCGCTCGGACGGCATCCGCTGGCCGGCATCGCGGCCGCGTACGCCGGGGTCAGCGCCGCGTTCTTCGTGAACATCCTGATCACGCCGGCCGACGGCATCATCACCGAGGTCACCAACGAGACGATCGGCCTGGTCGCTCCGGACGTCCATCTGAACGTCACGCACAACTTCTACTTCAGCATCGCGGCCACGCTGTTCTGTGCGTTGGTGATGACAGTGATCACCGAACGCCTGATCGAGCCGCGGCTCGGCAGGTACGACCCGGCCGAGGCGCCGGACGACGCGCCGGCCGACCACCAGCCGGACGCGGAGGAGCTGGCGCTGGAGTCCCGCGGGCTGCGGTGGTCGGTCTACTACCTGCTGATCGCGGTCGCGATCGTGTCGGCGCTGACGTTGATCCCGAAGGCCCCGCTGCGCAACCCCGACACCGGCGAGATCTTCGGGTCGTCGCCGTTCATGAGCAGCCTGCTGTTCATCATCTCGATGCTGTTCCTGGCCGCGGGTCTCGGGTACGGCCGCGGCTCGAAGTCGCTGACCGGCAGTACGAACGTGATCAACGCGATCGTGAAGACGTTCAACGGGCTCGGCGGACTGATCTTCCTGATGCTGCTGATCGCCCAGTTCATTGCCTACTTCAACTACACGAACATGTCCACACTGGCGGCGACCGGCCTGGCCGATCTGCTCGAACGCGCCGACATCGGGGCGCTGCCGCTGCTGATCGGCTTCATCCTGCTGGTCTTCGTGATCGACCTGATCATGCCGGGCGTGATCCCGAAGTGGGCGATCCTGGCACCGATCTTCGTCCCGCTGTTCTACCGGCTCGGCATCGCGCCGCAGACCGTGGTCGCGGCGTACCGGGTCGGCGACGGTCCGGCGAACGTGATCACGCCGCTGATGGTGTACCTGCCGTTCATCGTGCTGGTCTGCCAGCGCTACCGGAAGAAGGCCGGGATGGGCACGGTGGTCTCGATGATGCTGCCGTACACCGGGATCGTGCTGGTCGCCTGGACGCTGTTCTACGTCGCGTGGTACCTGATCGGGATCCCGTGGGGTCCGTCCGCTCCGGTGCACCTCCACTAG
- a CDS encoding DUF1269 domain-containing protein, protein MTHLVVLGLNSREDAERVIQLTEDLAKQQLLQRDDAAYAYKDDKGKVRIQQTINLTAAGATSGALWGTLIGLIFLNPIAGLAVGAASGAVAGKLTDVGINDDLIKQVGQELQEGHAAVFLLARSATVDRVVDALKPFSPTIIQTNLTKEREEELVQALQS, encoded by the coding sequence ATGACCCATCTGGTGGTGCTCGGTCTGAACAGCCGCGAAGACGCCGAGCGTGTCATCCAGCTGACCGAGGACCTGGCCAAGCAGCAGCTGCTGCAACGCGACGACGCGGCGTACGCGTACAAGGACGACAAGGGCAAGGTCCGCATCCAGCAGACCATCAACCTGACCGCCGCCGGAGCCACCAGCGGAGCGCTGTGGGGCACGCTGATCGGGCTCATTTTCCTGAACCCGATCGCCGGTCTCGCCGTCGGCGCCGCGTCCGGAGCGGTGGCCGGGAAGCTGACCGACGTAGGGATCAACGACGACCTGATCAAGCAGGTCGGCCAGGAGCTGCAGGAAGGTCATGCCGCGGTGTTCCTGCTCGCCCGCTCCGCGACCGTGGACCGGGTGGTCGACGCGCTCAAGCCGTTCAGCCCGACGATCATCCAGACCAACCTGACCAAGGAACGCGAGGAAGAGCTGGTCCAGGCCCTGCAGAGCTGA
- a CDS encoding c-type cytochrome: MRRGRLAKAVVIGAALITVGLAYGVLLPGGAAGADGPQSDQVEAGRRLFAVGCASCHGLHAEGGTNGEGRVTGPSLIGVGAAAVDFQVSTGRMPATQTNAQVPQKPPVYNQQEIDALAAYVASLAPGPAVPAAESYDVSKATQAEIARGGELFRTNCTACHNFAGRGGALPNGRYAPSLMGTTPRNIYQAMLTGPQQMPVFSDSVLLPEDKRAIIAYIVALQQQKDPGGFPLGRLGPVSEGLWGWVFGIGLLVAVAVWIGAKVPRIRRPQ, from the coding sequence GTGCGTCGAGGCAGACTGGCGAAGGCGGTGGTGATCGGCGCGGCCCTCATCACGGTGGGCCTCGCGTACGGCGTGCTGCTGCCCGGCGGCGCGGCCGGTGCGGACGGGCCGCAGTCCGACCAGGTCGAGGCCGGGCGCCGGCTGTTCGCGGTCGGCTGCGCGAGCTGCCACGGTCTGCACGCCGAGGGCGGGACGAACGGCGAAGGCCGGGTCACCGGACCCTCGCTGATCGGGGTCGGGGCGGCAGCGGTCGACTTCCAGGTCAGCACCGGACGCATGCCGGCCACGCAGACCAATGCGCAGGTCCCGCAGAAGCCGCCGGTCTACAACCAGCAGGAGATCGACGCGCTGGCCGCGTACGTGGCGTCGCTCGCTCCAGGTCCCGCGGTGCCGGCGGCCGAGTCGTACGACGTCAGCAAGGCGACGCAGGCCGAGATCGCGCGCGGTGGGGAGTTGTTCCGCACAAACTGCACGGCCTGCCACAACTTCGCGGGCCGCGGCGGGGCGCTGCCGAACGGACGCTATGCACCCTCGTTGATGGGTACGACGCCGCGGAACATCTATCAGGCGATGCTGACCGGTCCGCAGCAGATGCCGGTGTTCTCCGACAGCGTGCTGCTGCCCGAGGACAAGCGGGCGATCATCGCCTACATCGTTGCGCTGCAGCAGCAGAAGGATCCGGGTGGCTTCCCGCTCGGGCGGCTCGGTCCGGTCTCGGAGGGACTGTGGGGCTGGGTGTTCGGCATCGGGCTGCTGGTGGCGGTCGCCGTCTGGATCGGCGCGAAAGTGCCCCGGATCCGCCGCCCGCAGTAG
- the glsA gene encoding glutaminase A has translation MSRYVSTGGLPAAPVVAGLVRTAYERFRDVGDGEVSDVYPALSAADPDCFGICVAATDGRLFEAGDARRAFTIMSVAKPFVFALICQAVGVGNVRELVGVNATGLPFNSVQAVEQSPAGRTNPMVNPGAIATTSLTPGDSLAERWQFIAYGLSRFAGRELELDQAVLGSAMATNHRNRALAALLKSLGGLDGDPADATELYTRQSCLSVAATDLAVMGATLADGGVCPLTQERVIDADVARVTLVVMAIAGLYETSGDWLLDVGVPGKSGIGGGIVTVSPGKGALGTFAPRLDRAGNSVRGQLVAEFLARELGLDLLASQPVPPASGRGQGERGGV, from the coding sequence ATGTCCAGGTACGTTTCGACAGGAGGGCTGCCCGCGGCTCCGGTGGTCGCGGGGCTGGTGCGGACGGCGTATGAGCGCTTCCGTGACGTCGGCGACGGCGAGGTGTCGGACGTGTATCCGGCCTTGTCCGCGGCCGATCCGGACTGCTTCGGGATCTGTGTCGCGGCGACCGATGGGCGGCTGTTCGAGGCTGGCGATGCGCGCCGCGCGTTCACGATCATGAGCGTCGCCAAGCCGTTCGTCTTCGCGCTGATCTGTCAGGCGGTCGGGGTCGGGAACGTCCGGGAACTGGTCGGGGTCAACGCGACCGGGCTGCCGTTCAACTCGGTGCAGGCGGTCGAACAGTCACCGGCCGGGCGGACGAATCCGATGGTGAACCCGGGCGCGATCGCGACCACGAGCCTGACCCCGGGTGACTCGCTCGCGGAGCGCTGGCAGTTCATCGCGTACGGACTGTCCCGTTTCGCGGGGCGTGAGCTTGAGCTCGATCAGGCTGTGCTTGGGTCGGCGATGGCCACCAATCATCGCAATCGTGCGCTTGCGGCGCTGTTGAAGAGTCTGGGCGGTCTCGACGGTGATCCCGCGGACGCGACAGAGTTGTACACCAGGCAGAGTTGTCTGAGCGTCGCGGCGACGGATCTTGCGGTGATGGGCGCGACGCTCGCGGACGGCGGGGTCTGCCCGTTGACGCAGGAACGGGTGATCGACGCGGATGTCGCCCGGGTGACGCTGGTGGTGATGGCGATCGCCGGGTTGTACGAGACCTCGGGCGACTGGCTGCTCGATGTCGGCGTACCGGGCAAGAGCGGGATCGGCGGCGGCATCGTGACCGTGTCGCCGGGCAAGGGCGCGCTGGGGACGTTCGCGCCGCGACTGGATCGGGCCGGCAACAGCGTCCGGGGCCAATTGGTGGCGGAGTTCCTGGCGCGGGAGCTCGGTCTCGATCTGCTTGCCTCGCAGCCGGTCCCACCCGCCTCAGGGCGCGGCCAGGGTGAGCGTGGTGGTGTTTGA
- a CDS encoding leucyl aminopeptidase family protein, which produces MNTVLPDFDPIPSSRQRIQVQVTTLKQAVDEADALAVPVAAGNEPPEELGVDLAGLKSAGFAGDRGRTLVLPRADGPVRVAVGIGSGDVDVALVRDLAAEFARAVPWHRKLAIEVADFGVPVADFAQAVTEGVLLARWRYFVGRDADRPTLESLHIVASDQDTAEAGAGAERGRIVAAACSLGRDLANCPATTLSAARMADVAVEVGTAAGLEVEIFGKDELIALGCGGLLGVNRGSVEPPRMIRLRYVPDEPTGRIALVGKGVMYDSGGISLKPSDESHAQMKNDMTGAAAVLSSMTALRDLGCRTAVTGYLMCTDNMPSGSAMKLGDVLTIHNGTTVEVLNTDAEGRLVMADALAMATEEPVDAIVDIATLTGACLRTFGTEIAGVMGNDPRVVEQLRQAGDVVDEPVWELPLIRSYRSQLDSAIADLTNMGGMNAGSITAALFLEEFVDGRPWAHVDIAGTAQLPAPRTWRNKGATGFGTKLLIEFALRFARPGTS; this is translated from the coding sequence GTGAACACGGTGCTACCCGACTTCGACCCGATTCCGTCGAGCAGGCAGCGGATCCAGGTCCAGGTCACCACCCTCAAGCAGGCGGTCGACGAGGCGGACGCCCTCGCCGTACCGGTTGCCGCTGGCAACGAGCCGCCGGAGGAGCTGGGCGTGGACCTGGCCGGACTGAAGTCGGCCGGGTTCGCCGGGGACCGCGGTCGGACGCTGGTCCTGCCGCGCGCGGACGGGCCGGTCCGGGTCGCGGTCGGGATCGGTTCCGGCGACGTCGATGTCGCGCTGGTCCGGGACCTGGCCGCGGAGTTCGCGCGCGCGGTCCCGTGGCACCGCAAGCTCGCGATCGAGGTGGCCGACTTCGGCGTACCGGTCGCCGACTTCGCGCAGGCCGTCACCGAAGGCGTCCTGCTGGCCCGCTGGCGGTACTTCGTCGGCCGCGACGCCGACCGGCCGACGCTCGAATCCCTGCACATCGTGGCCTCCGACCAGGACACTGCAGAGGCCGGGGCCGGTGCTGAACGCGGGCGGATCGTCGCGGCGGCCTGCAGCCTCGGCCGCGACCTGGCCAACTGTCCCGCGACCACATTGTCCGCCGCCCGGATGGCCGACGTCGCCGTCGAGGTCGGTACGGCGGCCGGCCTCGAGGTGGAGATATTCGGCAAGGACGAGCTGATCGCGCTGGGCTGCGGTGGTCTCCTCGGGGTCAACCGGGGCAGTGTCGAGCCGCCGCGGATGATCCGGCTGCGCTACGTTCCCGACGAGCCGACCGGGCGGATCGCCCTGGTCGGCAAGGGCGTCATGTACGACTCCGGTGGCATCAGCTTGAAGCCGAGCGACGAGTCGCACGCGCAGATGAAGAACGACATGACCGGCGCCGCGGCCGTACTCAGCTCGATGACAGCGCTGCGGGATCTCGGCTGCCGGACGGCCGTGACCGGCTACCTGATGTGTACCGACAACATGCCGTCCGGGTCCGCGATGAAGCTCGGCGACGTGCTGACGATCCACAACGGCACCACGGTCGAGGTGCTGAACACCGACGCCGAGGGGCGGCTGGTGATGGCCGACGCGCTGGCCATGGCGACCGAGGAGCCGGTCGACGCGATCGTCGACATCGCCACGCTGACCGGCGCGTGCCTGCGCACGTTCGGGACCGAGATCGCCGGGGTGATGGGCAACGATCCGCGGGTCGTCGAGCAGCTGCGGCAGGCCGGCGACGTGGTGGACGAGCCGGTGTGGGAGCTGCCGCTGATCCGCTCGTACCGTTCCCAGCTCGACTCGGCGATCGCCGACCTGACCAACATGGGCGGCATGAACGCCGGGTCGATCACCGCGGCGCTGTTCCTCGAGGAGTTCGTCGACGGCCGGCCCTGGGCGCATGTCGACATCGCCGGTACGGCGCAACTCCCGGCGCCGCGGACCTGGCGGAACAAGGGCGCGACCGGCTTCGGCACCAAGCTGCTGATCGAGTTCGCGCTCCGGTTCGCCCGGCCGGGAACGTCATGA
- a CDS encoding SLC13 family permease, whose product MDDGTLSLIILGLAVVLFVWNRLPVDVVAVLVALALWATGVLGFTEVLAGFGDPVVIFIATLFVVSEGVDSTGVTAWAGQKIVTYAGTTRSRLLIAVTALCAVLSALITLNGAVAALLPLVVMLALRIGQPPSRMLMPLTFAGSAGSLLMLTGTPVNIIVSETARDAGAGYFSFFSFAVVGVPLVVGTIAISVLLGPKLLPATRPAHPAADLAVHAHTLDQHYDLRDGFYRLRVRELSPLLGLGASEVDLTPYPGVVIVGVQDGQGRNRTDTAIGVGDVLVVTGPREQVSSLTTDSLLAVSMLPVDDLLTRDSGVVEAVVPPRSALVGETVFPGMHRGRDLVIIAVQRMGKDRGSRPTELAEGDAILVHGPWTVLDELSRDRDILLVDSPELVRRQAVPWGPKASIAVAVLAAMVVLLATGAVPPAMAGLLAATAMVLTKVVGPRQAYRAISWQIVVLIGSLIPLSGAIRSSGGADRIADLIVDAVGPGRPYLLLLALFLLTAALGQMVSNTATVLIIAPIAVAAAQGTGTAVKPVLMLIAVAGAASLLTPISTPANMMIMSPAGYRFGDYWKLGVVVLGWWLLVALVVVPLVWPF is encoded by the coding sequence ATGGACGACGGCACCCTGAGCCTGATCATCCTCGGGCTGGCCGTCGTGCTGTTCGTCTGGAACCGGCTGCCCGTCGATGTCGTCGCCGTACTGGTCGCCCTGGCCCTGTGGGCGACCGGCGTACTGGGGTTCACCGAAGTACTGGCGGGCTTCGGCGACCCAGTGGTGATCTTCATCGCGACGTTGTTCGTGGTGAGCGAGGGCGTCGACTCCACCGGCGTGACCGCGTGGGCCGGCCAGAAGATCGTCACGTACGCCGGAACCACCCGGAGCCGCCTGCTCATCGCCGTCACGGCGCTGTGCGCGGTGCTGTCGGCCCTGATCACGTTGAACGGAGCGGTCGCCGCACTGCTTCCGCTGGTGGTCATGCTCGCGCTCCGGATCGGCCAGCCACCGTCACGGATGCTGATGCCGCTGACGTTCGCGGGCAGCGCCGGTTCGCTGCTGATGCTGACCGGGACGCCGGTGAACATCATCGTCTCGGAGACCGCGCGCGACGCGGGTGCGGGCTACTTCTCGTTCTTCTCGTTCGCCGTGGTCGGCGTACCGCTCGTCGTCGGGACGATCGCGATCTCGGTGCTGCTCGGCCCGAAACTGCTGCCGGCCACCCGGCCGGCGCATCCGGCCGCCGACCTCGCCGTCCACGCGCACACGCTCGACCAGCACTACGACTTGCGCGACGGCTTCTACCGGCTACGAGTACGCGAACTCTCGCCACTGCTCGGCCTCGGCGCGAGCGAGGTCGACCTCACGCCGTACCCGGGGGTGGTGATCGTCGGCGTCCAGGACGGGCAGGGCCGCAACCGGACGGACACGGCCATCGGCGTCGGCGACGTGCTGGTGGTGACCGGACCGCGAGAGCAGGTCAGCAGTCTGACCACGGACTCGCTGCTCGCGGTCAGCATGCTGCCGGTCGACGACCTGCTGACCCGCGACTCCGGCGTGGTCGAGGCCGTCGTCCCGCCGCGGTCGGCGCTCGTCGGGGAGACTGTGTTCCCGGGGATGCATCGAGGCCGCGACCTGGTGATCATCGCGGTCCAGCGGATGGGCAAGGACCGGGGCAGCCGGCCCACCGAGCTCGCCGAGGGCGACGCGATTCTCGTGCACGGCCCGTGGACGGTCCTCGACGAGCTCAGCCGGGACCGGGACATTCTGCTGGTGGATTCACCGGAGCTCGTCCGGCGGCAGGCGGTGCCTTGGGGGCCGAAGGCGTCGATCGCGGTCGCCGTCCTCGCGGCGATGGTCGTCCTGCTCGCCACTGGCGCGGTTCCGCCGGCGATGGCCGGTCTGCTGGCAGCGACGGCGATGGTGCTCACCAAGGTGGTCGGTCCGCGGCAGGCGTACCGCGCGATCTCGTGGCAGATCGTCGTACTGATCGGGTCGCTGATCCCGTTGTCGGGCGCGATCCGGTCCAGCGGTGGTGCCGACCGGATCGCCGACCTGATCGTCGACGCGGTCGGCCCGGGACGCCCGTACTTGTTGCTGTTGGCACTCTTCCTGCTGACCGCGGCGCTCGGGCAGATGGTCAGCAACACCGCGACGGTCCTGATCATCGCGCCGATCGCGGTGGCCGCCGCCCAGGGTACCGGGACCGCCGTCAAGCCGGTGCTGATGCTGATCGCGGTCGCCGGCGCGGCCTCGCTGCTGACCCCGATCTCGACGCCCGCGAACATGATGATCATGAGCCCGGCCGGCTACCGGTTCGGCGACTACTGGAAGCTGGGCGTGGTCGTGCTGGGATGGTGGTTGCTGGTGGCACTCGTCGTCGTACCGCTGGTCTGGCCGTTCTGA